One segment of Pseudomonadota bacterium DNA contains the following:
- a CDS encoding copper resistance protein CopC translates to MSTPTFRTCRGLAATRGSRPIRRYSGLTVLGILSAICGPNSSWAHAILIDSTVQQDARLTESPKNIRLRLNSRIEHGLNRFTLERNGGQEVTSLQAEPRGPDRILVHMPALAPGTSVLRYRVLAADGHITEGVLRFHLTPGSR, encoded by the coding sequence ATGTCGACGCCAACGTTTAGAACCTGCCGCGGCTTGGCCGCGACGAGGGGGTCCCGGCCAATACGCCGATACAGTGGGCTCACCGTATTAGGCATTCTTTCTGCCATCTGCGGCCCCAACAGCAGTTGGGCTCATGCAATACTGATTGATTCAACAGTTCAGCAGGATGCGCGGCTGACCGAGTCCCCGAAGAATATACGCCTGCGTTTGAACAGCCGCATCGAGCATGGCTTAAACCGATTCACGCTGGAGCGCAACGGCGGCCAAGAAGTCACCTCGCTGCAGGCGGAACCGCGAGGCCCCGACCGTATCCTCGTGCACATGCCCGCGTTAGCGCCAGGCACCTCTGTGCTCCGTTACCGTGTATTAGCCGCCGATGGCCATATTACCGAGGGCGTCCTGCGTTTCCATCTCACGCCTGGATCCCGATGA